A portion of the Scleropages formosus chromosome 13, fSclFor1.1, whole genome shotgun sequence genome contains these proteins:
- the tgfb5 gene encoding transforming growth factor beta-2 proprotein translates to MPAARTPPRRRLRLTPVAVLLLEMLSCARAFSTCQSFDLDDYKSKRIEAVRGQILSKLRIRAPPEMDASLPEEVPLEVMLLYNSTKELAKERARQAETACERESSEEDYYAKEVQRIDMLPPRVDTNVISSGPPSLYFRVVGFDVSRVKSNSSMLVKAEFRIFRVPNPQARALEQRVEIYQLLKSRDPSAPMQRYIDSRTVRPRAKGAWLSVDVTDTVKEWLTHRDRNLGLKLSVHCPCCTFIPATNNIVPNKTEELEARFAGIDDEMMRHHKKPEAVKGQIEFSTKTPHLILTLLPSDRLENPGKKNRKRRAAADTPACSRNADQGCCLRSLYIDFRRDLNWKWIHEPKGYKANFCAGNCPYLWSADSHYNMILPLYNKLNPEASASPCCVPQDLEPLTIVYFVGRNPRVEQLSNMVVRSCKCR, encoded by the exons ATGCCCGCCGCGCGGACGCCCCCGAGACGCCGACTACGGCTGACCCCCGTGGCGGTGCTGCTCCTCGAGATGCTCAGCTGCGCCCGCGCCTTCTCCACGTGCCAGTCCTTCGACCTGGACGACTACAAGTCGAAGCGGATCGAGGCCGTGCGCGGCCAGATCCTGAGCAAGCTGCGCATTCGCGCGCCGCCCGAGATGGACGCGAGCCTGCCGGAAGAGGTGCCGCTCGAGGTCATGCTGCTCTACAACAGCACCAAGGAGCTGGCGAAGGAGCGCGCGCGCCAGGCCGAGACGGCGTGCGAGCGCGAGAGCAGCGAGGAGGACTACTACGCCAAGGAGGTGCAGCGCATCGACATGCTGCCGCCTCGAGTCGATACGA ATGTGATCAGCAGCGGACCTCCAAGCTTGTATTTCCGGGTTGTAGGGTTCGATGTTTCCCGGGTGAAGAGTAACTCCAGCATGCTGGTGAAGGCAGAATTCAGAATATTCCGTGTCCCAAACCCACAGGCCCGGGCTTTAGAGCAGAGGGTAGAAATTTATCAG CTACTCAAGTCCCGGGACCCATCGGCCCCCATGCAGCGATACATTGACTCTCGCACTGTGCGCCCACGTGCCAAGGGAGCATGGCTGTCAGTTGATGTCACGGACACCGTGAAAGAATGGCTGACACACAGAG ATCGGAACCTGGGCCTGAAACTGAGTGTACACTGCCCTTGCTGTACTTTCATCCCAGCCACCAACAACATTGTACCCAACAAGACTGAGGAGCTGGAAGCTCGCTTTGCAG GCATTGACGATGAAATGATGAGGCATCACAAGAAGCCAGAAGCAGTAAAGGGTCAGATTGAGTTCAGCACCAAGACGCCCCACCTCATTCTCACTCTGCTGCCCAGTGACAGGCTGGAAAACCCTGGCAAGAAGAACCGCAAGCGGAGAGCGGCAGCTGACACTCCTGCGTGCTCTAG AAATGCGGATCAGGGATGCTGCCTGCGATCCCTTTACATTGATTTCCGCCGTGATCTGAATTGGAAATGGATCCATGAGCCCAAAGGCTACAAGGCCAACTTTTGTGCTGGAAACTGTCCTTATCTGTGGAGTGCAGACAGTCACTACAACATG ATCCTGCCGCTGTACAACAAGCTGAACCCAGAGGCGTCCGCATCCCCCTGCTGCGTTCCCCAGGACCTGGAGCCCCTCACCATTGTCTACTTCGTGGGCCGCAATCCTCGAGTCGAGCAGCTCTCAAATATGGTCGTGAGGTCCTGCAAGTGCCGCTGA
- the LOC108925328 gene encoding high choriolytic enzyme 1 isoform X3 codes for MEGQLTCTILALLLSFSQANPLMDPEHVDITTRILQTNNGSSQVLLEGDLLVLNTRNAMICYLNSCLWKKSANGLVEVPYVLSNDFSNVQKQLIESAMRDFSSLTCIRFVLRGTQSDYISIENLDGCYSVLGRTGGKQLVSLNKYSCVYYGIIQHELNHALGFYHEHTRSDRDQYVRINWQYVDPSQYYNFEKQNTNNQNTPYDYGSVMHYGRTAFTIQYGMETITPIPDPTVPIGQMNGLSQMDVLRINKLYGC; via the exons ATGGAAGGACAACTCACCTGCACCATCCTTGCACTGCTGTTGAGCTTCTCACAGGCAAACCCTCTGATG GACCCTGAACATGTGGACATTACAACAAGAATCCTTCAGACTAACAACG GATCCAGTCAGGTGCTGCTAGAGGGAGACCTGCTTGTTCTGAATACCAGGAATGCCATGATCTGCTACTTGAACAGCTGCTTATGGAAGAAATCTGCAAACGGACTTGTGGAAGTGCCTTATGTCTTGAGCAATGATTTTT CCAATGTTCAAAAGCAGCTCATTGAATCTGCCATGAGGGACTTCAGCTCCTTAACCTGCATTCGCTTCGTCCTTCGCGGAACTCAGTCAGACTACATCAGCATTGAGAATTTGGATGG ATGTTACTCTGTTCTTGGCAGGACTGGGGGAAAGCAGCTAGTTTCTCTCAACAAGTACAGCTGCGTTTATTACGGGATCATTCAGCACGAGCTGAACCACGCTCTGGGTTTCTATCACGAGCACACAAGAAGTGACCGGGACCAGTACGTCAGGATCAACTGGCAATACGTAGATCCAA GCCAGTACTACAATTTTGAGAAACAAAACACCAACAATCAGAACACTCCCTATGACTACGGCTCTGTCATGCATTATGGAAG AACTGCTTTCACAATCCAGTATGGAATGGAAACCATCACTCCAATTCCCGATCCGACTGTGCCAATCGGACAGATGAACGGTCTGTCACAGATGGACGTTCTGAGGATCAACAAGCTGTATGGTTGCTGA
- the LOC108925328 gene encoding high choriolytic enzyme 1 isoform X2 → MEGQLTCTILALLLSFSQANPLMPEDPEHVDITTRILQTNNGSSQVLLEGDLLVLNTRNAMICYLNSCLWKKSANGLVEVPYVLSNDFSNVQKQLIESAMRDFSSLTCIRFVLRGTQSDYISIENLDGCYSVLGRTGGKQLVSLNKYSCVYYGIIQHELNHALGFYHEHTRSDRDQYVRINWQYVDPSQYYNFEKQNTNNQNTPYDYGSVMHYGRTAFTIQYGMETITPIPDPTVPIGQMNGLSQMDVLRINKLYGC, encoded by the exons ATGGAAGGACAACTCACCTGCACCATCCTTGCACTGCTGTTGAGCTTCTCACAGGCAAACCCTCTGATG CCAGAGGACCCTGAACATGTGGACATTACAACAAGAATCCTTCAGACTAACAACG GATCCAGTCAGGTGCTGCTAGAGGGAGACCTGCTTGTTCTGAATACCAGGAATGCCATGATCTGCTACTTGAACAGCTGCTTATGGAAGAAATCTGCAAACGGACTTGTGGAAGTGCCTTATGTCTTGAGCAATGATTTTT CCAATGTTCAAAAGCAGCTCATTGAATCTGCCATGAGGGACTTCAGCTCCTTAACCTGCATTCGCTTCGTCCTTCGCGGAACTCAGTCAGACTACATCAGCATTGAGAATTTGGATGG ATGTTACTCTGTTCTTGGCAGGACTGGGGGAAAGCAGCTAGTTTCTCTCAACAAGTACAGCTGCGTTTATTACGGGATCATTCAGCACGAGCTGAACCACGCTCTGGGTTTCTATCACGAGCACACAAGAAGTGACCGGGACCAGTACGTCAGGATCAACTGGCAATACGTAGATCCAA GCCAGTACTACAATTTTGAGAAACAAAACACCAACAATCAGAACACTCCCTATGACTACGGCTCTGTCATGCATTATGGAAG AACTGCTTTCACAATCCAGTATGGAATGGAAACCATCACTCCAATTCCCGATCCGACTGTGCCAATCGGACAGATGAACGGTCTGTCACAGATGGACGTTCTGAGGATCAACAAGCTGTATGGTTGCTGA
- the LOC108925328 gene encoding high choriolytic enzyme 1 isoform X1 — protein sequence MEGQLTCTILALLLSFSQANPLMDLQIEDDVQPEDPEHVDITTRILQTNNGSSQVLLEGDLLVLNTRNAMICYLNSCLWKKSANGLVEVPYVLSNDFSNVQKQLIESAMRDFSSLTCIRFVLRGTQSDYISIENLDGCYSVLGRTGGKQLVSLNKYSCVYYGIIQHELNHALGFYHEHTRSDRDQYVRINWQYVDPSQYYNFEKQNTNNQNTPYDYGSVMHYGRTAFTIQYGMETITPIPDPTVPIGQMNGLSQMDVLRINKLYGC from the exons ATGGAAGGACAACTCACCTGCACCATCCTTGCACTGCTGTTGAGCTTCTCACAGGCAAACCCTCTGATG GATCTTCAAATTGAAGATG ATGTCCAGCCAGAGGACCCTGAACATGTGGACATTACAACAAGAATCCTTCAGACTAACAACG GATCCAGTCAGGTGCTGCTAGAGGGAGACCTGCTTGTTCTGAATACCAGGAATGCCATGATCTGCTACTTGAACAGCTGCTTATGGAAGAAATCTGCAAACGGACTTGTGGAAGTGCCTTATGTCTTGAGCAATGATTTTT CCAATGTTCAAAAGCAGCTCATTGAATCTGCCATGAGGGACTTCAGCTCCTTAACCTGCATTCGCTTCGTCCTTCGCGGAACTCAGTCAGACTACATCAGCATTGAGAATTTGGATGG ATGTTACTCTGTTCTTGGCAGGACTGGGGGAAAGCAGCTAGTTTCTCTCAACAAGTACAGCTGCGTTTATTACGGGATCATTCAGCACGAGCTGAACCACGCTCTGGGTTTCTATCACGAGCACACAAGAAGTGACCGGGACCAGTACGTCAGGATCAACTGGCAATACGTAGATCCAA GCCAGTACTACAATTTTGAGAAACAAAACACCAACAATCAGAACACTCCCTATGACTACGGCTCTGTCATGCATTATGGAAG AACTGCTTTCACAATCCAGTATGGAATGGAAACCATCACTCCAATTCCCGATCCGACTGTGCCAATCGGACAGATGAACGGTCTGTCACAGATGGACGTTCTGAGGATCAACAAGCTGTATGGTTGCTGA